One segment of Asterias rubens chromosome 2, eAstRub1.3, whole genome shotgun sequence DNA contains the following:
- the LOC117307335 gene encoding ataxin-10-like isoform X1: MENSNHSKFSEATEYLQRTDLNQGLINEERATELRHVLQNMSEMTKLSENRSLMTETALVKLCRLLDGFHTQAKSSVTDDSMMTNESLMLTCTWCLRCLRNSCVQSPLNQKTIWNAGAVKFLKQLIIFISAAPHPIQEDNAVCLRCAIQLLGNLLSGQSELLSVTWQDIFPQMCLSVFQCADSKASQYLCMVIQISLQDIPVSDTKQLWTCDDGYQLIEAILTLSEKETGQDFSLKLLQRLIYIPEFVPSVFSHLSPSCQVILLDIIAVYVTHGETPEPSYMQHGQPSYMQHGQPSYMQHGQPSYMQHGQPSYMQHGQPSYMHHGQLSIPISCMLSLAEVFEHEADTVFSLVSEEQWCNIKEQKKPELVMKLLSLLCEASCQPAVSSTLLQRMSLLECSLDLLDRANKAGKKDKNIFSCTQTSDDSISQTNPVFGFKRDLVRLIGNMCHNHKANQNKVRELHGIPVILEQSNIDSTNPFISQWAIFAIRNLCDGNPDNQAVVAEMTNKGVVNNDTLQQYGFQAEMREGKMYYKTTTKK, translated from the exons ATGGAGAATTCAAACCACAGCAAGTTCAGCGAGGCAACAGAATATCTGCAAAGAACTGATTTGAATCAAGGTCTCATTAATGAAGAAAGAGCGACAGAATTAAGACATGTTTTGCAAAACATGTCTGAGATGACAAAGCTGAGTGAAAACAG ATCCCTAATGACTGAAACTGCCCTTGTGAAGCTGTGCAGGCTGCTGGATGGCTTCCACACACAAGCCAAATCCAGTGTGACTGATGATTCTATGATGACAAACGAGTCCCTTATGTTAACATGCACATGGTGTTTGAGATGTTTAAGGAACTCCTGTGTTCAATCTCCACTGAACCAGAAGACCATTTG GAATGCAGGAGCAGTCAAGTTCTTAAAGCAGCTCATAATCTTCATATCAGCTGCTCCACATCCCATACAAGAAGACAATGCTGTGTGTCTAAGATGTGCTATTCAGCTTCTTGGTAACCTTCTAAGTGGCCAATCAGAGCTCCTGTCCGTCACATGGCAAGACATCTTCCCTCAAATGTGTCT CTCAGTGTTTCAATGTGCTGACTCCAAAGCATCTCAATATCTATGTATGGTGATCCAGATAAGCCTTCAAGACATTCCAGTTTCAGACACAAAACAGCTTTGGACGTGTGATGATGGGTATCAATTAATAGAAGCTATACTAACACTAAGTGAGAAAGAAACAGGGCAGGATTTCAG TTTGAAACTCCTGCAGAGGCTGATATACATACCAGAGTTCGTCCCATCAGTCTTCAGCCATTTGAGTCCATCATGTCAAGTCATCTTACTTGATATCATAGCTGTGTATGTAACTCATGGGGAGACTCCCGAACCATCCTATATGCAGCATGGCCAACCATCCTATATGCAGCACGGTCAACCATCCTATATGCAGCATGGCCAACCATCCTATATGCAGCATGGCCAACCATCCTATATGCAGCATGGCCAACCATCCTATATGCATCATGGCCAACTGTCTATACCAATCTCTTGTATGCTGTCTCTTGCTGAGGTATTTGAACATGAAGCAGACACTGTATTCAGTCTGGTCTCTGAAGAGCAGTGGTGTAATATCAAAGAACAAAAG AAACCTGAGTTGGTAATGAAACTATTAAGTTTGTTATGTGAAGCATCTTGTCAGCCTGCAGTCAGTAGCACACTGCTTCAAAGAATGTCTTTGCTAGAGTGCAGTCTTG ATCTTCTTGATAGAGCAAATAAGGCCGGGAAGAAAGACAAGAATATTTTCTCTTGCACTCAGACTTCAGATGACTCCATTTCACAAACCAACCCAGTGTTTGGATTTAAAAGAGATTTAGTTCGACTGATCGGTAACATGTGCCACAACCACAAGGCCAACCAGAATAAG GTGAGAGAGCTTCATGGAATACCAGTCATACTTGAGCAGAGCAATATCGACAGCACCAACCCTT TCATCAGTCAGTGGGCCATCTTTGCTATCCGTAACCTGTGTGACGGTAACCCTGACAACCAAGCCGTTGTTGCTGAGATGACTAACAAGGGTGTAGTCAATAATGATACTCTACAGCAATATGGTTTCCAGGCCGAGATGAGAGAGGGAAAGATGTATTATAAAACCACTACCAAGAAATAA
- the LOC117307335 gene encoding ataxin-10-like isoform X2, translated as MTVESLMTETALVKLCRLLDGFHTQAKSSVTDDSMMTNESLMLTCTWCLRCLRNSCVQSPLNQKTIWNAGAVKFLKQLIIFISAAPHPIQEDNAVCLRCAIQLLGNLLSGQSELLSVTWQDIFPQMCLSVFQCADSKASQYLCMVIQISLQDIPVSDTKQLWTCDDGYQLIEAILTLSEKETGQDFSLKLLQRLIYIPEFVPSVFSHLSPSCQVILLDIIAVYVTHGETPEPSYMQHGQPSYMQHGQPSYMQHGQPSYMQHGQPSYMQHGQPSYMHHGQLSIPISCMLSLAEVFEHEADTVFSLVSEEQWCNIKEQKKPELVMKLLSLLCEASCQPAVSSTLLQRMSLLECSLDLLDRANKAGKKDKNIFSCTQTSDDSISQTNPVFGFKRDLVRLIGNMCHNHKANQNKVRELHGIPVILEQSNIDSTNPFISQWAIFAIRNLCDGNPDNQAVVAEMTNKGVVNNDTLQQYGFQAEMREGKMYYKTTTKK; from the exons ATGACAGTTGA ATCCCTAATGACTGAAACTGCCCTTGTGAAGCTGTGCAGGCTGCTGGATGGCTTCCACACACAAGCCAAATCCAGTGTGACTGATGATTCTATGATGACAAACGAGTCCCTTATGTTAACATGCACATGGTGTTTGAGATGTTTAAGGAACTCCTGTGTTCAATCTCCACTGAACCAGAAGACCATTTG GAATGCAGGAGCAGTCAAGTTCTTAAAGCAGCTCATAATCTTCATATCAGCTGCTCCACATCCCATACAAGAAGACAATGCTGTGTGTCTAAGATGTGCTATTCAGCTTCTTGGTAACCTTCTAAGTGGCCAATCAGAGCTCCTGTCCGTCACATGGCAAGACATCTTCCCTCAAATGTGTCT CTCAGTGTTTCAATGTGCTGACTCCAAAGCATCTCAATATCTATGTATGGTGATCCAGATAAGCCTTCAAGACATTCCAGTTTCAGACACAAAACAGCTTTGGACGTGTGATGATGGGTATCAATTAATAGAAGCTATACTAACACTAAGTGAGAAAGAAACAGGGCAGGATTTCAG TTTGAAACTCCTGCAGAGGCTGATATACATACCAGAGTTCGTCCCATCAGTCTTCAGCCATTTGAGTCCATCATGTCAAGTCATCTTACTTGATATCATAGCTGTGTATGTAACTCATGGGGAGACTCCCGAACCATCCTATATGCAGCATGGCCAACCATCCTATATGCAGCACGGTCAACCATCCTATATGCAGCATGGCCAACCATCCTATATGCAGCATGGCCAACCATCCTATATGCAGCATGGCCAACCATCCTATATGCATCATGGCCAACTGTCTATACCAATCTCTTGTATGCTGTCTCTTGCTGAGGTATTTGAACATGAAGCAGACACTGTATTCAGTCTGGTCTCTGAAGAGCAGTGGTGTAATATCAAAGAACAAAAG AAACCTGAGTTGGTAATGAAACTATTAAGTTTGTTATGTGAAGCATCTTGTCAGCCTGCAGTCAGTAGCACACTGCTTCAAAGAATGTCTTTGCTAGAGTGCAGTCTTG ATCTTCTTGATAGAGCAAATAAGGCCGGGAAGAAAGACAAGAATATTTTCTCTTGCACTCAGACTTCAGATGACTCCATTTCACAAACCAACCCAGTGTTTGGATTTAAAAGAGATTTAGTTCGACTGATCGGTAACATGTGCCACAACCACAAGGCCAACCAGAATAAG GTGAGAGAGCTTCATGGAATACCAGTCATACTTGAGCAGAGCAATATCGACAGCACCAACCCTT TCATCAGTCAGTGGGCCATCTTTGCTATCCGTAACCTGTGTGACGGTAACCCTGACAACCAAGCCGTTGTTGCTGAGATGACTAACAAGGGTGTAGTCAATAATGATACTCTACAGCAATATGGTTTCCAGGCCGAGATGAGAGAGGGAAAGATGTATTATAAAACCACTACCAAGAAATAA
- the LOC117307335 gene encoding ataxin-10-like isoform X3 produces the protein MTETALVKLCRLLDGFHTQAKSSVTDDSMMTNESLMLTCTWCLRCLRNSCVQSPLNQKTIWNAGAVKFLKQLIIFISAAPHPIQEDNAVCLRCAIQLLGNLLSGQSELLSVTWQDIFPQMCLSVFQCADSKASQYLCMVIQISLQDIPVSDTKQLWTCDDGYQLIEAILTLSEKETGQDFSLKLLQRLIYIPEFVPSVFSHLSPSCQVILLDIIAVYVTHGETPEPSYMQHGQPSYMQHGQPSYMQHGQPSYMQHGQPSYMQHGQPSYMHHGQLSIPISCMLSLAEVFEHEADTVFSLVSEEQWCNIKEQKKPELVMKLLSLLCEASCQPAVSSTLLQRMSLLECSLDLLDRANKAGKKDKNIFSCTQTSDDSISQTNPVFGFKRDLVRLIGNMCHNHKANQNKVRELHGIPVILEQSNIDSTNPFISQWAIFAIRNLCDGNPDNQAVVAEMTNKGVVNNDTLQQYGFQAEMREGKMYYKTTTKK, from the exons ATGACTGAAACTGCCCTTGTGAAGCTGTGCAGGCTGCTGGATGGCTTCCACACACAAGCCAAATCCAGTGTGACTGATGATTCTATGATGACAAACGAGTCCCTTATGTTAACATGCACATGGTGTTTGAGATGTTTAAGGAACTCCTGTGTTCAATCTCCACTGAACCAGAAGACCATTTG GAATGCAGGAGCAGTCAAGTTCTTAAAGCAGCTCATAATCTTCATATCAGCTGCTCCACATCCCATACAAGAAGACAATGCTGTGTGTCTAAGATGTGCTATTCAGCTTCTTGGTAACCTTCTAAGTGGCCAATCAGAGCTCCTGTCCGTCACATGGCAAGACATCTTCCCTCAAATGTGTCT CTCAGTGTTTCAATGTGCTGACTCCAAAGCATCTCAATATCTATGTATGGTGATCCAGATAAGCCTTCAAGACATTCCAGTTTCAGACACAAAACAGCTTTGGACGTGTGATGATGGGTATCAATTAATAGAAGCTATACTAACACTAAGTGAGAAAGAAACAGGGCAGGATTTCAG TTTGAAACTCCTGCAGAGGCTGATATACATACCAGAGTTCGTCCCATCAGTCTTCAGCCATTTGAGTCCATCATGTCAAGTCATCTTACTTGATATCATAGCTGTGTATGTAACTCATGGGGAGACTCCCGAACCATCCTATATGCAGCATGGCCAACCATCCTATATGCAGCACGGTCAACCATCCTATATGCAGCATGGCCAACCATCCTATATGCAGCATGGCCAACCATCCTATATGCAGCATGGCCAACCATCCTATATGCATCATGGCCAACTGTCTATACCAATCTCTTGTATGCTGTCTCTTGCTGAGGTATTTGAACATGAAGCAGACACTGTATTCAGTCTGGTCTCTGAAGAGCAGTGGTGTAATATCAAAGAACAAAAG AAACCTGAGTTGGTAATGAAACTATTAAGTTTGTTATGTGAAGCATCTTGTCAGCCTGCAGTCAGTAGCACACTGCTTCAAAGAATGTCTTTGCTAGAGTGCAGTCTTG ATCTTCTTGATAGAGCAAATAAGGCCGGGAAGAAAGACAAGAATATTTTCTCTTGCACTCAGACTTCAGATGACTCCATTTCACAAACCAACCCAGTGTTTGGATTTAAAAGAGATTTAGTTCGACTGATCGGTAACATGTGCCACAACCACAAGGCCAACCAGAATAAG GTGAGAGAGCTTCATGGAATACCAGTCATACTTGAGCAGAGCAATATCGACAGCACCAACCCTT TCATCAGTCAGTGGGCCATCTTTGCTATCCGTAACCTGTGTGACGGTAACCCTGACAACCAAGCCGTTGTTGCTGAGATGACTAACAAGGGTGTAGTCAATAATGATACTCTACAGCAATATGGTTTCCAGGCCGAGATGAGAGAGGGAAAGATGTATTATAAAACCACTACCAAGAAATAA